From Verrucomicrobia bacterium S94, the proteins below share one genomic window:
- the gyrB gene encoding DNA topoisomerase (ATP-hydrolyzing) subunit B → MSDAENDLKADEATRNRAADNPDAAGYGADHITVLEGIEAVRKRPAMYIGDTGTRGYHHCVYEVVDNSIDEALAGYCSNVEVCINEDGSLSVIDDGRGIPVDMHPTEGKPAVTVVMTVLHAGGKFDSDTYKVSGGLHGVGVSCVNALSEWLEVEVKRDGQIYHQRFERGVEVTELVTIGKTDETGTKVTFMPDHSIFTHEGGFQWDILSARLRELAFLNRGAKITLKEEATGRDEVFKYDGGILEFVQHLNRNKAPMHPEVIYFEREKDDVVVEIAMQYSDAFNETIFSFANNINTIEGGTHLSGFRSALTRTVNAYAKQNKLIKDDKQTMGGDDIREGLTAVISVKIPDPQFEGQTKTKLGNGEVEGIVQQIVNEELGTCFEENPTIARTIIDKAVVAARARMAARKARDLARRKGALESGGLPGKLADCSSRDPSRTEIYIVEGDSAGGSAKQGRDREFQAILPVKGKVINVQKARLDKVLANDEIRTMITAIGTGIGEDDFDIEKARYHKIIIMTDADVDGAHIRTLLLTFFYRQMPQLIEHGYIYIAQPPLYKVTRRKREEYVESDAHLTQILLDLGADGLQLEKADGTELLDTKGLRELLDNLVKIEDIADKLRRRGILPMNYLAARDPETGNFPQYCVYMNEVGEELDIRFASDEKGLRAIFDEVQAGIETVDGEVPEEKKVRYKELYFAKELKAVFHTLKENGYTIEQLVGTEEPQFNINDKGSRIPANSLMDLLGIVRDLGRKGMSIQRYKGLGEMNPEQLWETTLDPEKRRMTKVVLEDAVKADEMFTILMGDEVEPRREFIQENALNVTNLDI, encoded by the coding sequence ATGTCTGATGCAGAAAACGATTTAAAGGCTGATGAAGCAACCAGAAATCGCGCCGCCGATAATCCCGATGCCGCCGGGTATGGTGCCGACCACATTACCGTTCTTGAAGGTATTGAAGCAGTTCGTAAACGCCCGGCCATGTATATCGGTGATACGGGTACGCGGGGATACCATCACTGTGTATACGAAGTGGTTGATAACTCAATCGACGAAGCACTGGCGGGCTACTGCTCGAACGTCGAAGTCTGTATTAACGAAGACGGTTCGCTGAGCGTCATCGACGACGGCCGCGGCATCCCGGTGGATATGCATCCGACCGAAGGCAAGCCGGCGGTAACGGTAGTGATGACCGTACTGCACGCCGGCGGTAAATTTGATTCCGACACCTATAAAGTGTCCGGCGGTCTGCATGGCGTGGGGGTTTCCTGTGTGAATGCGCTTTCGGAATGGCTCGAAGTGGAAGTGAAACGCGACGGCCAGATCTATCATCAGCGTTTCGAACGCGGGGTCGAAGTGACTGAACTGGTGACTATCGGGAAAACCGATGAAACCGGCACCAAGGTGACGTTCATGCCCGACCACAGCATCTTCACGCATGAAGGCGGTTTTCAGTGGGACATTCTTTCCGCCCGGCTGCGCGAACTGGCTTTTTTGAACCGCGGCGCAAAAATCACGCTGAAAGAGGAAGCCACCGGCCGGGATGAGGTGTTCAAATATGACGGCGGTATTCTGGAGTTTGTTCAGCATCTGAACCGGAACAAAGCGCCGATGCATCCGGAAGTCATCTATTTCGAGCGTGAAAAAGATGATGTCGTGGTTGAAATCGCGATGCAGTATTCCGATGCGTTCAACGAAACAATTTTCAGCTTCGCCAATAACATCAACACCATCGAAGGCGGTACGCATCTTTCCGGTTTCCGCTCGGCCCTGACCCGTACGGTCAATGCCTACGCCAAGCAGAACAAACTGATCAAGGATGATAAGCAGACGATGGGCGGCGACGATATCCGCGAAGGACTCACGGCGGTCATTTCCGTCAAAATTCCGGATCCGCAGTTTGAAGGACAGACCAAAACCAAACTGGGCAACGGTGAGGTGGAAGGTATTGTGCAGCAGATTGTCAACGAGGAACTCGGCACCTGCTTTGAAGAAAATCCGACCATTGCGCGTACGATTATTGATAAAGCCGTGGTTGCGGCACGTGCCCGGATGGCGGCGCGGAAAGCGCGGGATCTGGCCCGCCGTAAAGGTGCGCTGGAGAGCGGGGGACTTCCCGGTAAACTGGCCGACTGTTCCAGCCGCGATCCTTCCCGTACCGAAATTTATATTGTGGAGGGCGATTCCGCAGGCGGTTCGGCCAAGCAGGGCCGGGACCGGGAATTTCAGGCGATTCTTCCGGTGAAGGGTAAAGTGATCAATGTGCAGAAGGCCCGTCTTGATAAGGTGCTGGCCAACGATGAAATCCGCACGATGATCACCGCCATCGGTACAGGCATCGGTGAGGATGATTTCGATATTGAAAAAGCCCGTTATCATAAAATCATTATTATGACCGACGCGGATGTTGACGGTGCACATATCCGTACACTGCTGCTGACGTTCTTCTATCGTCAGATGCCGCAGCTGATCGAACACGGTTATATTTATATTGCCCAGCCGCCGCTCTATAAGGTGACGCGCCGCAAGCGTGAAGAGTATGTTGAATCCGACGCGCATCTTACGCAGATTCTGCTCGACCTTGGTGCCGACGGGCTCCAGCTGGAAAAAGCGGACGGCACAGAACTGCTCGATACCAAGGGATTGCGGGAGCTGCTCGATAATCTCGTGAAGATTGAGGATATTGCCGACAAATTGCGCCGTCGCGGTATCCTGCCGATGAACTATCTGGCTGCACGGGACCCGGAAACCGGGAATTTCCCGCAATACTGTGTCTACATGAATGAGGTCGGCGAAGAACTGGATATTCGTTTCGCGTCGGATGAAAAAGGGCTGCGCGCCATTTTTGACGAAGTGCAGGCCGGTATTGAAACTGTCGACGGTGAAGTGCCGGAAGAGAAAAAGGTCCGCTATAAGGAGCTTTATTTTGCCAAAGAGCTGAAGGCTGTTTTCCACACGCTCAAGGAAAACGGTTATACGATTGAGCAGCTTGTTGGAACGGAAGAGCCGCAGTTCAATATCAATGATAAAGGCTCCCGGATCCCGGCGAATTCGCTGATGGATCTGCTGGGCATTGTCCGCGATCTCGGCCGTAAAGGCATGAGCATTCAGCGCTATAAAGGTCTGGGGGAAATGAATCCGGAACAGCTTTGGGAAACCACGCTTGATCCGGAAAAGCGCCGCATGACCAAGGTGGTGCTGGAGGACGCGGTGAAGGCCGATGAAATGTTCACCATCCTGATGGGTGATGAAGTGGAACCCCGCCGCGAATTCATTCAGGAAAACGCACTGAACGTCACCAACCTCGACATCTAA
- the gyrA gene encoding DNA gyrase subunit A — protein sequence MDNILNERIDLINIEDEMQRAYIDYSMSVIVGRALPDARDGLKPGNRRILYAMKERGWTHNKAFVKCAKVVGEVIGNYHPHGDTAVYDTLVRMAQEWAMRGMLIDGQGNFGSIDGDRAAAYRYTECRLRPLAEEMLADIDKNTVDMRPNFDESLMEPSVLPARIPNLLVNGSTGIAVGMATNIPPHNLGEVIDGTIRLIDNPDATIDELHELIKGPDFPTGGTVYGLNAVREFYTTGRGKIKVRGKAEIEEEDNGKARIIITEIPYALNKTLLIQKMVHLVRDKKLEGISDIRDESGKEGIRLVIELKRNAVPNVLLNNIYKHTQMEQTFGGIMLAIDKGKPRVMNLKEALQCFIDHRFEVITRRTQFDLEKAQARAHILEGYLLAMDNMDDVVRIIRDSKNREEAQERLISKFGFSEIQAKAILDMRLYQLTGLEREKVEAEYAELKKLIEYLEDLLAHPAKIYGVIKEDLEQIRAKYGDHRKTDLSIDEGEIDIEDLIADEPCVITLSNTGYIKRVPTDTYRQQRRGGKGVVGMSTKDEDFVEHIFSASTHDYLLCFTEEGRMYWLKAYYVPEGTRQSRGRSLANVLQMGQDEKLAAILCVRELDDDSHNLIMATKKGTVKKTVLSAYKNVRAAGINAINIDEGDQLIGVKMTSGDDEIILSMRNGKAIRFNEKDARPMGRVARGVRGVRLEGDDEVVTIEIVNNEATMMAITENGYGKRTSFDEYRTQSRGGKGIISIQTTERNGKVVSAHAVTDEHKLMLISEGGQMICIGASDLRVIGRNTQGVRLFNLKEGDKLVSAAVLEPEEELPAAEENTENAEGQAPAEAVEGETPVADDTPENDMPDRPDED from the coding sequence ATGGACAACATTCTCAACGAACGCATTGACCTGATTAATATTGAAGATGAGATGCAGCGCGCCTACATCGACTACTCGATGTCGGTGATTGTCGGCCGCGCACTGCCGGACGCCCGCGACGGTCTCAAGCCGGGCAACCGCCGTATTCTCTACGCGATGAAGGAACGCGGCTGGACGCACAACAAAGCTTTCGTGAAATGCGCGAAGGTGGTGGGTGAAGTGATCGGTAACTACCACCCGCACGGTGATACGGCGGTATACGATACGCTGGTCCGTATGGCCCAGGAGTGGGCGATGCGCGGCATGCTCATCGATGGTCAGGGTAACTTCGGTTCAATCGACGGCGACCGCGCGGCGGCCTATCGATACACCGAGTGCCGTCTCCGCCCGCTTGCGGAAGAGATGCTGGCCGATATCGACAAAAACACGGTTGATATGCGTCCGAACTTCGACGAATCGCTCATGGAGCCGTCGGTGTTGCCGGCACGTATTCCAAACCTGCTGGTCAACGGTTCAACCGGGATCGCGGTCGGCATGGCCACCAATATTCCGCCGCACAACCTCGGCGAAGTGATTGATGGAACGATTCGACTGATCGACAATCCGGATGCCACCATCGATGAACTGCACGAACTGATCAAAGGGCCGGACTTTCCAACCGGTGGTACCGTCTACGGTCTGAATGCCGTACGTGAATTCTATACCACTGGTCGCGGGAAAATCAAAGTACGCGGTAAAGCCGAAATCGAAGAGGAAGATAACGGCAAGGCGCGGATCATTATCACGGAAATTCCGTATGCACTGAATAAAACGCTGCTTATTCAGAAGATGGTTCATCTGGTGCGGGATAAAAAACTGGAAGGTATTTCCGATATCCGTGACGAGTCCGGTAAAGAGGGCATTCGACTGGTGATTGAGCTGAAGCGCAATGCTGTGCCGAATGTGCTGCTCAACAACATTTATAAACACACGCAGATGGAACAGACCTTCGGCGGCATTATGCTGGCGATTGACAAAGGTAAACCGCGTGTGATGAATCTGAAAGAAGCACTGCAGTGCTTTATCGATCATCGTTTTGAAGTGATTACCCGCCGCACGCAGTTTGATCTGGAAAAAGCGCAGGCCCGGGCCCATATCCTGGAGGGTTATCTGCTCGCCATGGACAACATGGATGATGTGGTTCGGATTATCCGCGATTCCAAAAACCGGGAAGAGGCACAGGAGCGCCTGATATCTAAATTCGGATTTTCCGAAATTCAGGCCAAGGCCATTCTCGATATGCGTCTGTATCAGCTGACCGGCCTGGAACGTGAAAAGGTGGAAGCTGAATATGCCGAGCTCAAGAAGCTGATTGAATATCTCGAGGATCTGCTGGCTCATCCGGCAAAAATCTACGGAGTCATTAAAGAAGACCTTGAGCAGATTCGCGCAAAATACGGCGATCATCGTAAAACCGATCTTTCCATTGATGAGGGGGAGATCGACATTGAAGATCTCATTGCGGATGAACCGTGTGTGATCACCCTTTCCAATACCGGATATATTAAACGGGTGCCGACCGATACCTATCGGCAGCAGCGTCGCGGTGGTAAAGGCGTGGTTGGAATGAGCACGAAGGATGAGGATTTTGTGGAGCACATTTTCTCGGCTTCGACGCATGATTATCTGCTCTGCTTCACCGAAGAAGGACGTATGTATTGGCTGAAAGCCTACTATGTGCCGGAAGGTACGCGTCAGAGCCGCGGGCGTTCGCTGGCTAATGTGCTGCAGATGGGCCAGGATGAAAAACTTGCGGCGATTCTCTGTGTTCGTGAGTTGGATGATGATTCGCACAACCTGATCATGGCAACCAAAAAAGGCACTGTGAAAAAGACCGTGCTTTCGGCCTATAAAAATGTCCGTGCCGCCGGAATCAATGCCATCAATATTGATGAGGGCGACCAGCTGATCGGTGTGAAAATGACCAGCGGTGATGATGAAATCATCCTGAGTATGCGCAACGGTAAAGCGATCCGGTTCAACGAAAAAGATGCGCGTCCGATGGGTCGCGTAGCCCGCGGGGTTCGCGGGGTCCGCCTGGAAGGTGACGATGAAGTCGTGACCATCGAAATTGTGAATAATGAAGCCACCATGATGGCCATCACTGAAAACGGCTACGGTAAACGTACAAGTTTCGATGAATACCGTACGCAGTCCCGCGGCGGTAAGGGTATCATCAGTATCCAGACCACAGAACGGAACGGCAAAGTGGTCAGTGCGCATGCCGTGACCGATGAGCATAAACTGATGCTGATTTCCGAAGGCGGGCAGATGATCTGTATTGGCGCCAGCGATCTTCGTGTCATCGGCCGTAATACCCAGGGCGTTCGACTCTTTAATTTGAAAGAGGGCGATAAGCTGGTTTCGGCGGCGGTTCTGGAGCCGGAAGAGGAACTTCCGGCAGCCGAGGAAAATACGGAAAATGCCGAAGGTCAGGCTCCGGCCGAAGCCGTGGAAGGTGAAACCCCTGTTGCGGATGATACGCCGGAAAATGATATGCCGGATCGCCCAGACGAAGATTAA
- a CDS encoding rhodanese-like domain-containing protein — protein MKTTLKQIGWILLMSGFLAFAANSVHPRKLPWVQNWSDQVEAKAKKAGLRVIPFSTALKKFRFSEALFIDARLRKTFEERHIPGALSIPFESLEDQFSAIGDLLDSGNELIVYCTNRNCDDALLLAIELKAMGAEDLSLFIDGFEVWETYGGSVEP, from the coding sequence ATGAAAACCACGCTTAAACAGATTGGATGGATACTGTTGATGAGTGGTTTTCTTGCATTTGCGGCAAACTCTGTGCATCCCCGGAAGCTACCCTGGGTGCAGAACTGGTCGGATCAGGTTGAAGCAAAAGCGAAGAAAGCGGGCCTCCGGGTCATTCCCTTTTCGACGGCACTGAAAAAGTTCCGGTTTTCGGAAGCCCTTTTTATTGATGCGCGTCTGAGGAAGACGTTTGAGGAGCGTCATATTCCCGGTGCACTTTCCATTCCCTTCGAATCGCTGGAAGATCAGTTTTCTGCGATTGGAGATCTTCTGGATTCCGGGAATGAGCTGATTGTCTATTGCACCAATCGCAACTGCGACGATGCGCTGCTGCTGGCCATTGAATTAAAGGCCATGGGTGCGGAAGATCTGAGTCTGTTTATTGACGGCTTCGAAGTCTGGGAAACATATGGCGGGAGCGTGGAACCGTGA
- a CDS encoding inorganic pyrophosphatase, with protein sequence MAFPKTFYRWRPHPWHGLEAHEGIEGVVNAYIEMTEFDAVKYEVDKTTGYLRVDRPQLTSSTTPTLYGFIPQTYCSSRVHALSPSSEKGDGDPLDICVITERPINRGEVILRARVIGGMQMVDSGEADDKIIAVLDNDQFWEHANDIADVSHALIERMRHYFETYKLVPGQPSDVNIPEIYGREHALKVIAASMEDYIEEYG encoded by the coding sequence ATGGCATTCCCGAAAACATTCTACCGCTGGCGGCCGCACCCCTGGCATGGACTTGAAGCCCATGAAGGCATTGAAGGTGTGGTTAATGCATATATCGAAATGACCGAATTCGATGCGGTAAAATATGAAGTGGACAAAACCACCGGTTATCTCCGTGTGGACCGCCCTCAGCTGACGTCATCCACAACCCCTACACTGTACGGATTTATTCCGCAGACCTACTGCTCCAGCCGGGTTCACGCACTCTCCCCCTCATCCGAAAAGGGTGACGGTGATCCGCTCGATATCTGCGTGATCACAGAGCGCCCGATCAATCGAGGCGAAGTGATCCTCCGTGCCCGCGTCATCGGCGGCATGCAAATGGTCGACAGCGGTGAAGCCGACGATAAAATCATTGCCGTACTCGATAACGATCAGTTCTGGGAACATGCAAATGACATCGCGGATGTATCGCACGCCCTCATCGAACGCATGCGCCACTATTTTGAAACCTACAAACTGGTTCCCGGGCAGCCGTCCGATGTCAACATTCCTGAAATCTACGGCCGCGAACACGCCCTTAAAGTTATTGCCGCATCGATGGAAGACTACATCGAAGAATACGGTTAA
- the murA gene encoding UDP-N-acetylglucosamine 1-carboxyvinyltransferase, with translation MAKFIIKGGNPIGGTFHPRGNKNAVLPMLASCLLTDEPLILHNVPRINDVNVMLQLLESIGVAVSLSGHTVTLCAEKLKTTALSEDLCSKVRTSILLAGPLVARHGSAVIHPPGGDVIGRRRLDTHFYGLRSLGAEITTDTAYRFKAGPLTAWPMVFDEASVTATENVMMAATLAAGESTIYNAACEPHVQDLAKLLNAMGAAITGIGTNNITIRGVEKLHGAEYTVQPDYIEVGSYIAASVVTGGSLTIPDAGEPRTLQVMQRAFSKLGVEWTRDGRNLMVPEQPDRTILPDEGNATPKIEDGIWPAFPSDLMSVCIVLATQTRGTALFFEKMFESRMYFVDHLMGMGANIIQCDPHRVVVIGPTELRGGNLTSPDIRAGMAMLIAACCAEGKSVVHNAQVIDRGYETIEDRLTALGADIIRED, from the coding sequence GTGGCAAAATTTATCATCAAAGGCGGAAACCCCATCGGCGGGACCTTCCATCCGCGCGGCAATAAAAATGCAGTACTCCCTATGCTCGCCAGCTGTCTGCTGACCGACGAGCCCCTGATTCTCCATAATGTGCCGCGCATTAACGACGTCAACGTCATGCTCCAGCTGCTGGAAAGCATCGGCGTGGCGGTTTCACTCAGCGGTCACACCGTAACGCTGTGTGCTGAAAAGCTGAAAACCACAGCACTCAGCGAAGATCTCTGCTCAAAAGTCCGAACCTCCATTCTGCTCGCCGGCCCCCTTGTCGCCCGACACGGCAGTGCCGTCATTCATCCGCCGGGCGGCGATGTCATCGGCCGCCGGCGCCTCGACACTCATTTTTACGGCCTGCGCTCGCTCGGTGCCGAAATTACCACCGACACCGCCTACCGTTTTAAAGCCGGTCCGCTCACCGCCTGGCCCATGGTTTTCGACGAAGCCAGCGTAACCGCAACCGAAAATGTCATGATGGCCGCCACGCTCGCCGCCGGCGAATCCACCATTTACAACGCCGCCTGCGAACCGCACGTGCAGGACCTCGCAAAACTGCTCAATGCCATGGGAGCAGCAATTACAGGTATTGGAACCAACAACATCACCATCCGGGGCGTGGAAAAACTGCACGGCGCGGAATACACCGTACAACCGGATTATATTGAAGTCGGCAGCTACATCGCCGCCTCCGTCGTCACCGGCGGATCGCTCACCATTCCAGATGCCGGCGAACCGCGCACCCTGCAGGTTATGCAGCGCGCATTCTCCAAACTCGGCGTCGAATGGACCCGCGACGGACGAAACCTGATGGTTCCGGAACAGCCCGACCGGACCATTCTTCCCGACGAAGGGAACGCCACCCCGAAAATTGAAGACGGCATATGGCCGGCCTTCCCCTCCGACCTGATGTCGGTCTGCATTGTGCTGGCAACACAGACTCGGGGCACCGCACTCTTCTTTGAAAAAATGTTCGAAAGCCGCATGTATTTCGTCGACCACCTCATGGGCATGGGCGCCAACATCATCCAGTGCGACCCCCACCGCGTCGTCGTCATCGGCCCCACCGAACTGCGCGGCGGAAACCTGACCAGCCCGGATATCCGCGCCGGCATGGCCATGCTCATCGCCGCCTGCTGTGCCGAAGGAAAAAGCGTGGTCCACAACGCCCAGGTGATTGACCGCGGATACGAAACAATTGAAGATCGACTAACCGCACTCGGAGCAGATATCATTCGAGAAGACTAA
- a CDS encoding AtpZ/AtpI family protein gives MRMIRSFKEDGASFEERRRTGAAVGFGTSFAAGMVIFGLGGHWLDTKSGREPLFTLIGIGLGLFYGAYEIWKLILMMNRQNDEMEMSTNDEKECRK, from the coding sequence ATGCGAATGATCAGATCTTTTAAAGAAGATGGCGCTTCATTTGAGGAGCGCAGGCGGACCGGTGCAGCCGTTGGTTTCGGGACCTCGTTTGCCGCCGGCATGGTGATTTTCGGGCTGGGCGGGCATTGGCTGGATACAAAATCCGGCAGGGAACCGCTGTTTACACTGATCGGAATCGGGCTGGGTCTTTTTTACGGAGCGTATGAAATCTGGAAGCTGATTCTGATGATGAACCGGCAGAACGATGAGATGGAAATGAGCACAAATGATGAAAAGGAATGCCGGAAATGA
- the atpB gene encoding ATP synthase F0 subunit A has product MTNDLHIVEDLQHAAHETADRAHYVNQWVMHHVTDSGEWHTPLWSLHLPPWMSNNAVMLIVASLLLIVSFGAFYRYQKGKAPRGWTNALEALVLFVRNEISIAYLGEKDGRKMAPLFLTFFFFILTSNLMGLCPLFSTATGNINVTFGLASVTFFFMVFGAMYVNGPISFFKAFAPEGVPWPILVILMPIEMIGLVIKCVALTIRLFANMLAGHIVVFSLVGLLVTFGYWALPALGMALAINLLEVFIAFLQAYVFTVLSAMFIGEMYHPAH; this is encoded by the coding sequence ATGACGAACGATTTGCATATAGTGGAGGATTTGCAGCATGCGGCGCATGAAACCGCTGATCGCGCGCATTATGTAAACCAGTGGGTGATGCATCACGTAACGGATTCCGGGGAATGGCATACCCCGCTGTGGAGCCTGCATCTGCCGCCGTGGATGAGTAATAACGCTGTCATGCTGATTGTTGCCAGCCTTCTGCTTATCGTGAGCTTCGGTGCTTTTTACCGCTATCAGAAAGGAAAAGCGCCGCGCGGCTGGACCAATGCATTGGAGGCGTTGGTGCTTTTTGTACGCAACGAAATCAGTATTGCCTATCTAGGGGAAAAAGACGGCCGGAAAATGGCTCCGCTTTTTCTGACCTTCTTCTTCTTTATTCTTACCAGTAATCTGATGGGGCTCTGCCCGCTTTTTTCCACGGCAACAGGCAATATCAATGTCACCTTCGGCCTGGCCTCGGTCACCTTCTTTTTTATGGTTTTCGGGGCGATGTATGTGAACGGCCCGATCAGCTTTTTCAAGGCTTTTGCGCCGGAGGGCGTGCCGTGGCCGATTCTGGTGATTCTGATGCCGATCGAGATGATCGGGCTGGTAATCAAATGCGTGGCGCTGACCATTCGTCTTTTTGCCAACATGCTGGCCGGACATATTGTGGTTTTTTCGTTGGTCGGGCTGCTTGTGACCTTCGGTTACTGGGCACTGCCGGCATTGGGTATGGCGCTGGCGATTAATCTGTTGGAAGTCTTTATTGCTTTCCTGCAGGCGTATGTGTTCACGGTGCTCTCTGCGATGTTTATCGGCGAGATGTATCATCCGGCTCATTGA
- the atpE gene encoding ATP synthase F0 subunit C — MNLAVLGAGLVVFAAAFGIGWIGSSAMKAMARQPEAAPKIQTAMLIACALIEGVALFGAVICFLAN, encoded by the coding sequence ATGAACTTAGCAGTACTCGGTGCAGGACTTGTTGTTTTTGCTGCGGCATTCGGTATCGGCTGGATTGGATCTTCCGCTATGAAAGCGATGGCCCGTCAGCCGGAAGCAGCTCCGAAAATTCAGACGGCGATGCTGATTGCCTGCGCCCTGATTGAAGGTGTTGCCCTGTTCGGTGCGGTGATCTGCTTCCTGGCGAACTAA
- the atpF gene encoding ATP synthase F0 subunit B, producing MADSAKNTEQSQGLAEIIEAHAVHEGDHHEGVNPMEISGGMVIWTWVLFAITLLALYKIAWKPILSALDKREEEIQESIDNAEKLRQEMEQLEAFKAEQIKQAESKARAIVESGRKAAYEQARVIEEKAHDAAQILTENAARDIESSRAIAEETLRMESAKWARELAEKLIDANLDDEKNRALTDKLIQEL from the coding sequence ATGGCCGATTCGGCAAAAAATACCGAACAATCTCAGGGGCTGGCAGAGATCATTGAAGCGCATGCCGTGCATGAGGGAGATCACCATGAGGGAGTGAATCCCATGGAAATCTCCGGCGGGATGGTTATCTGGACCTGGGTCCTGTTCGCGATCACATTGCTGGCACTCTATAAAATCGCCTGGAAACCGATTCTCAGTGCGCTCGATAAGCGCGAAGAGGAGATTCAGGAATCGATCGATAATGCCGAAAAGCTCCGGCAGGAAATGGAGCAGCTTGAGGCGTTCAAAGCAGAACAGATCAAACAGGCGGAGAGCAAAGCCAGAGCGATTGTGGAATCCGGGCGGAAAGCCGCGTATGAACAGGCCAGAGTGATTGAGGAAAAAGCGCATGATGCCGCACAGATTCTGACCGAAAACGCGGCCCGCGATATTGAATCCTCCCGGGCCATTGCAGAAGAAACGCTCCGTATGGAGAGTGCAAAGTGGGCCCGCGAGCTCGCGGAGAAACTGATCGATGCCAATCTGGACGATGAGAAAAACCGGGCACTGACGGATAAACTGATTCAGGAGCTGTAA
- the atpH gene encoding ATP synthase F1 subunit delta, whose translation MEVTSVSRRYASALFDFAGEQHAKDEVRADCAGIAALYDASREFSDFALNPTIPPAEAEKTIVALFEATAHPVTLRFLRFLVARNRLAELRAICEVFEEMTCEEQEIIKVSITAAHELTEQQLDAMLAKLREQYQKTIEADVQVDRSLIGGFKIRVGDHIRDFSLLSKLDQFEQSVIRA comes from the coding sequence ATGGAAGTGACATCCGTTTCCAGAAGATATGCGAGTGCGCTCTTTGATTTTGCCGGAGAGCAGCATGCAAAAGACGAGGTTCGTGCGGATTGTGCGGGAATTGCCGCACTCTATGATGCTTCCCGGGAGTTTTCGGATTTTGCGCTCAATCCGACCATTCCTCCGGCAGAAGCGGAGAAGACGATCGTGGCGTTGTTTGAAGCAACAGCGCATCCGGTTACCCTGCGGTTTCTCCGTTTTCTGGTTGCGCGGAACCGGCTGGCGGAACTGCGGGCGATCTGTGAGGTGTTTGAAGAGATGACCTGTGAGGAGCAGGAGATTATCAAAGTGAGTATTACAGCCGCTCATGAACTGACTGAACAGCAGCTTGACGCGATGCTTGCGAAACTGCGCGAACAGTATCAGAAAACGATTGAAGCCGATGTGCAGGTGGACCGTTCACTCATCGGTGGTTTTAAAATCAGGGTTGGAGATCATATCCGGGACTTCAGCCTGTTGAGTAAACTGGATCAGTTTGAACAATCTGTGATCCGTGCATAG